The Candidatus Omnitrophota bacterium genome includes the window TGCCGGGCATTGGCCTTTGCTTTTTGGTCGCTTTGTTTGGTCAGTTCGGCCGCGGACCTGCGGGAGTCCTCAATGATCACCTGGGCTTTTTGCCTGGCTTCGTCCAGGATCCGTGTTTTTTCAACCTGGACTTCCTGCAGCTGGCGTTTGGCCTCATCCGCTTCTTTCAGGGACTTGCGGATATGGTCTTCGCGCTTCTGCAGACCATCCAGGATCGGTTTCCAGGCGAATTTCTTTAAAATGAACAACAGCAGGAAAAATGTCAGCCATGTCAAAAAGACCATTGTGACATCAGGCGTCAGGATGTCGACCTTTACGGCATCATGTTCCATAAATTAGTCCCTCAAAGATCCCTCGCTCTTAGGCTCGGGATGATTCCGACATTACGTCGGAATCATTTATTCAGCGCCATGAAACAGATGACCAAGGCGAACAGGGCCACCCCTTCAACCAATGCCGCGGTCAAAAGCATGAAGGTCTGAATGCGGCTCAATTGTTCCGGCTGGCGGGCAATGGCTTGAATGGCGGAACCGCCGATGATCCCGATCCCGATCCCTGCCCC containing:
- the atpF gene encoding F0F1 ATP synthase subunit B, with the protein product MEHDAVKVDILTPDVTMVFLTWLTFFLLLFILKKFAWKPILDGLQKREDHIRKSLKEADEAKRQLQEVQVEKTRILDEARQKAQVIIEDSRRSAAELTKQSDQKAKANARQIVESAHQKTEGERERVRGQLRRESAVVAVTLASKIIKENMDNDKNRRLVQEALKEIA
- the atpE gene encoding ATP synthase F0 subunit C; this encodes MPIDPGLAAIGAGIAAVGAGIGIGIIGGSAIQAIARQPEQLSRIQTFMLLTAALVEGVALFALVICFMALNK